From the genome of Oryza glaberrima chromosome 1, OglaRS2, whole genome shotgun sequence:
ATGTACCGCTAGTTAATTAGTTCAATGTATGATCATTGTATGATTATATTTCCATCTGTTCATTCGTTCATGAATTTAGTATCCCTAGCTTCTCACTAGTAACATGTTTTTACAGTCACTAGTACTATTATTGAGTAATATTACCTCCGCTTCTAAAATCTAACAATTTTTGGCTATGTATCTGGATACATAGTTATCcatattcatagctaaaaatgcttatattttgagagggAGTGAGTAATTGAACACGAATAAAAAATGTCctaacaaaaagaaaggaaaacatgaaaaaaaaccgTATAAACAAAATGTTGTGCACacatacagtttttttttaaaaaaaattctgttaTGAAATGGCTTTCATTTCCAGGTTCCGCAGAATATCGTGTAAGATAAACAAGGTTACCAGCCGGATTCCATGTCTGTCCTTTGGGCTGTGTTTTTGCTTcccttgtgagttgtgaccttGCTCCATGTAGAGGCCATGCCATTGTCATTGTCCTCCAACACAAGGAACAATAGAACATGGCTATCCGCCACATATATAAGCCAGACAGGCCAGAAGATCAAAGAGATCATGGCCGGACCAAAACATGGTTGTGATGCCAAGAAGCTTAACGAGTAAGTTTGGTGATCGAACTGCATGCATACGGTCGATCGATCTCAACTAAAACTCTGGTTAATTTCTGAGCTTCAGGGTCCTTATTTGGTGGTACATTCATTCGACATATATGAATTCATGATGCTACAAAATGCATGCTGTTTTTCTGCAGAATGCTTAGGGAGGAACGGGGACAGTTGCGGTACAAGATAGCACTCcttccttccctaaatgtttgacgccattgacttttttaaacatgtttgactattcgtcttattcaaaaaaatttgtgaaatatgtaaaactatatgtatacacaaaagtatatttaaccatgaatcaaatgatataaacaaactaataattacttaaattttttaataaaacgaatgatcaaacatgtttaaaaaagtcaacggcgttaaacatttagaaatggagagagtagtaccAAGGCGAAGAAGAGAAGGGCCTGCTTCAGTGCAGGGGCAGGTGAAGGTGAAGGGGTGGGAGATCGTGTTCAGGGGCGAGATCACCTCGGACGAcatggcggcggccatggggtTGGTCGTGGGTTCTCCGTTCTGCGCGCTCGCCGCGAAGAGGGTGATCTTGCCCGGCCTCGGCTGCCTTTCCGACGATGCCGTGATGGCCgctgccacctccgcctccgtcgctTCTCACTACTTCATGTCTTCAAGACGAAGCAGCACTGCAGCAGCTAGCTTAACTCAATAATAACTGCATTAGCAAACTTGTTCAAAACACTAGTACTGTATATGATGTATGATATATCCAACTTTTATTCcgtagaagtaaaaaaaaaaaaaagagaatgctACACACTGTTAATTTGGGTGCTTCCATATGCTTCCACTTGAAGATATTACTGATCCTTGATGCCATTTTGGTACGAGTCATGTACTCATGTATGCTTTTAGCATTTATACTGTTATGGTCTTTATCACTGAAGGATTGTTTTGATCTATCAGATTACGGTTGCATTCAGAAGTGACAGATCGAGTGTCAAATTAGAACACTTAATGCTCATATGCGCCAGCAAGACTCTGCTGCCTAATGCTCAATCTTTTTCACACAATGAATGTTCAATGTTGTAACCTCAATTTATTCAGGTTAGACTTCATCCGTGCTTTCCAATTATTTTAAACATGTTCCCTTACTTCATTTGATTCCTTGATTGCTGCTGTAGGAAAAATTGTTGCAGCAAGACGTGCATGAAGATGAATCAAGGCTCAACTATGAAAATTCAGTCCGGTAAGAAGAGTGTCCCCCACTCAAACAAAAGCACTGGTTTTCCAAACTGGCCAGGTTTGTCCTGACCTTTTTATCTtatgccttgtttagttgggaaaattttttgggtttggttatcacatcagatatacggacacatatttgaagtattaaacgtaatctaatctctactattataaaaattaaagatgtttttgccggtactttggtaagtcatccgtgtatgagttggtttttaagttcaatcgcttttgaaaatacatattgTATTTAAGTCGGTAGCCATGTCCTAacaaaaaacagaggaaaacaTACATTAAATAAAACCAGACAACCCAAATGAACTGTAATGTTTACAACTATCCAATGAGCGTATGGAATCAACAGGCATAATATTAGTCCACTATGTTGCTTGTGTCCAAAGTTTGTGCATACAAATTTTAGTTCCTTTTGTTAGGAAATGTCTTTGATTTCCATGTAAGAGAATATCGTGTAAGCTAAACAAGGTTACCGGCCGGATTCCTGTCCTTATGTTGCTTTTTGCTTGCCTTCTGACCTTACTCCCAGTAGAGGCAATGCCATTGTCATTGTCCTACACAAGGAACATGGCTATGCGCCACATATAAATGTACAGTCTCTCCAGCTCTCTCCTAGTGTCAGGACAGAAGGCCCCATCACCATCTGTGCATTTTGTCCACAACCACGAGAATGGAAGGAGATAATCCTGAGGCGAGGAAAGGTATGAATATGATGAGCTATTTTTGGGTGATGATGGGTGGCTTGTTTTCTTTGTCAAATCGTTTTCACTGTCGATCACGTAATCATGTCTCCTGTGGAACTATGCTAACTGAAGAGACTTGCAGCTTTTCGGTTGCCATTGCAtttcgagtttttttttgtcgggATGACCGAAGGAGGTCATCCATTGCTGCTGACAGCTGCATTTCGAGTTTTATGAGATATATAACttttagagtaaagtccatcaccggtcgctaaacttgtaccgctgtatcatcccggtctctaaactcACAAATTGACCGCTCAGGTCCTCTTCGACTGTgttatcccggtccctaaacttgcagatcactcgtttaggtcctccaaattattcagttgtgtcaccccggtccctaaacttggatttgaatatcatctgggtcaaataggatggtttaaagactttatatttaaaaataattcataactttttcatgtgaactctaataaagacaaaatttatatcaaacttgtagccctcgatgcgatctacaactttgtagttaattttttttattttaagtcattttttttcccaaaatgtaattttaaaattaacatttcaaaatctataaaaatgcaacaatattttgggaccctaaacagttttaattcaaaaacttttcaactacaaagttgtaggccgcgtcgagggctacaattttaatataatatttgtcTACATTAGagttcatatgaaaaagttatgaattattttttgatataaagtttttagaccgtcctgtttagggaacGGGTGACataactgaacaagttggaggatctaaacgagtgatttgtaagtttagggaccggaataacacagtcgaacaagtttgaggatctgaatggttgatttgcgagtttagggaccgggataacacaacggtacaagtttagggaccggtgatgtaCTTTACTCTAACTTTTAAAATTGAAGTAACGAGATTTTCAATCTAAAAGATGAAGACCGGATTCAGACTGCCCTGGAGAGCGAGAAGGATCAGAGTCCTCATCAGGCTGTCGTGAAGAGCGAGAAGGATCAGAGCCAGGCTGCTATGAAGAGTGAGAAGGCTGATACGGAGAAACTCATTCAGTTCATGGAAGCAAATTATGAGAAGTATGTTGCTAATGTAGATTCCTTCGAAGATTTCTACCATGCCATCGTTGAGCTTATCGAGTAAGTTCGGTGACCACCTGCAGtctcagaaaaagaaaagaaaaatacgtGTACATTCAGTTCAGCTGCACTCACATTGTTAACAAATTTTGTCATCTTCAGAAAGTTTTGCGAGGAGCGCGGCCAGGTGCAGTACAAGATACCGTCGAAAAAAGCCCTGAAGGAAGCGTATGAGGTGAGCAATATTGCTAGAGCATCATCACacaattactccatccgtcctaataAAAACGAATCTAAGTACACATTATAGtattataaatctagacaagTGTATATTCAGATTCGTTTACATCCAataataaattagttttttataagACCGAGGAAGTAGTGGGTGGAGTGAGTCTAGCTGAGGTGGGTGGTTGTTGTGCGTGCAGAAGCATCACACGGAGCAGGGACAGTTGAAGAGGGAGGAGTTCATCAAGATCGGCAAGGAGGTGATCAGGCGGGACAGCTTCACCCTGGGCAAGGCGACCATGGACTTCATCATGTACCTGTTCGGCGCCCCGCtgtgcgcgctcgccgccaaGAGGATCCTCCCCGGCCTCCGCTGGATCTCCGACGACGTCGCCATCCCtctcgccacctccgcctccgtcgcctaCCTCATCAGGACCAAGCAACTCTGATCAGCCTCCGCGTGTGCGTGTAAATCATGCAGCTCAGAGTCACATCCCCCCAAGTGTTGAAAAGAGAATCGTATTTTAGGAGTAAATAAAAACAAGATAGATAAAGGCAAACACAAGAGGCTGGAGAATCCAAAGTCGCCATCGAGctaggggagagagaggcgtgGCGTGTGGTGTAGCGAGAGAGGAAGAGGCACGCCTCTCGATAAGCCGAGGCTCGCGGGTCGCGACGAGGTTGGGGCGGCGGCCTGCCGCCGTCCGTCCGATTTGGCGTCTTCCGCTGCTGCCCTCACCGATGACCTCACTCCTCAGTAATGGCCGAGGTCAACACGATGATGAACGGCCGCGGCTGCTGCCCTGTAGATcatcgggcccacatgtcatacagcTGAGCGGCGCACGTGGCGTAAGCGGTGAAACAAGGGACCCAcacaggtggtggtggtggtggtggggtagAGCCCACAGTAGGGCTCGCCGGTGTCGTGTAGTGTGCCCCTTTTCGATCGAAAGATGCTCTGCTCCTTTTGGACCACTCTGGAGTTGATcttctcgccgtcgtcgatcaTGAGTTGGTACCGGAATCGTACCGTAGACCCCGGCTCAATCATGAAGGCGTGCCGATGggagcctttttttttcatgcaccTGTGGCCGCATCACAATCACCATTGACACAACCGAAAACGCCACTGAATACGGTACGAGCAAAACACAACTTGTCGCCTCACCATCCCCGAGGGACGGATTCAGGTTGTGTTTTTCACACCagaattggaagtttggttgaaattgtaacgatgtgatggaaaagttagaagtttatgtgtgtaggaaagttttgatgtgatggaaaagttagaagtttgaagaaaaagtttagaactaaacaaggcctcaatcaactactccctctgtcccataatataagggattttaactttttatttgcactgtttgaccattcgtcttattcaattttttttgaaattattatttattttatttgtgacttactttattatccaaagtactttaagcataattttcgttttttatattagaattttttttaacaagacgAGTGATtaaacagtacaagtaaaaactcaaaatctcttgtataatgagacgaagggagtacttcttCGCTCCGTCGTTCATAATATTCGTTTTTTCAACACACGCAAAAACATTTTGCACaatgaaaatgcatttttcctAACCTTTTAATATCCTAAACAAGATTTAGGAGCCGAGAGAAGTACGGAGTAGAAATACTACCTGTCACTGCTAAGTGAGCAAGTGTTAACATCACAATGATCTTTGATGGCACGACTCCTACCTACGCTGGTTTAATTAATTCATAGCTAGCTCGCCATGGTGGCCCCGCCCCTGCATCCGCGCGGCGCAGCCACCCGACCCGAGCAGAGCGAGCAACaaaaagcaaagcaaaacaaCACAACCACGAGTCCACGAATCTTCCTCCCTCCACTCCACCGCCAACGCGGGCACGCAGCGCATTGCTCCGACTTCTCTCCTACTACTATAAACAAGCAGCAGCAAttcggccgccgccacgctccaaTCCAGCGCAGAATCGATTTCGGTCCATCCAtggcgtcgtcgacgacgacggcgcccccCGTCTCGTGCCGCCCCTCCACGGCGCGGGGGCggctgctccgcctcctcccagcgaacgggccggcggcggcgatggagctcCTCCCTACCGtgaggcggagggaggcggtgcgGGCGGCGCACGTGCGGCggatcgaggcggcggcgtggttggGGGCGAGGAGGGCGACCCGgagggaggatgcggcggcgaggtgcgcggcggccggggaggtggTGGGGAGCGCCGCTGGGGTCGGGAGGAGCGCCGGGATGGAGGTGGCAATCGCCACCGCGGCGGTCGTGGCCATGGGTACGGGGAACCGCGTCCTCTACAAGCTCGCCCTCGTGCCGCTCCGCGACTACCCCTTCTTCCTCGCCCAGCTCGCCACGTTCGGGTACGTACGTGTGCccatcctcctct
Proteins encoded in this window:
- the LOC127757434 gene encoding uncharacterized protein LOC127757434; amino-acid sequence: MEGDNPEARKDEDRIQTALESEKDQSPHQAVVKSEKDQSQAAMKSEKADTEKLIQFMEANYEKYVANVDSFEDFYHAIVELIEKFCEERGQVQYKIPSKKALKEAYEKHHTEQGQLKREEFIKIGKEVIRRDSFTLGKATMDFIMYLFGAPLCALAAKRILPGLRWISDDVAIPLATSASVAYLIRTKQL